The Erigeron canadensis isolate Cc75 chromosome 4, C_canadensis_v1, whole genome shotgun sequence genome window below encodes:
- the LOC122595921 gene encoding trihelix transcription factor ASR3, with product MAAEEDEEEKRLSPPVVFLSVGGGGGDKVQAQPPPPRLPRWTRQELLVLIQGKRVAENRVRRGIRTVSSSSGQGQGQMVVEPKWSSVSSYCKRHGVNRGPVQCRKRWSNLAGDFKKIHEWESHINDETESFWLMRNDLRRDRKLPGFFDREVYDILLNGPADHAGDKSLVLSLAPSVVVADTQNHQVVFDSGRPDDGLFSDQVMMTTSPDKEPPPAAAPTPISATRYEPLSQQDPPLQPASTPAPAGDKETTPSPKNYQGKKRKRSDIDANEDMSLHNQLIEAMERNGRLLTSQLEIQNTNSQLDREQRKDHADSLFAVLNKLADAMVRIADKL from the exons ATGGCTGCTGAGGAAGATGAGGAGGAGAAACGATTGAGTCCCCCGGTGGTCTTCCTCTCggttggaggtggtggtggtgacaagGTTCAGGCTCAGCCTCCACCACCAAGGCTGCCAAGGTGGACAAGGCAAGAGCTGCTTGTTCTTATTCAAGGCAAAAGAGTCGCCGAGAATCGGGTTCGTAGGGGTATCAGGACTGTTTCTTCTTCTTCGGGCCAGGGTCAGGGTCAGATGGTGGTGGAGCCCAAGTGGTCATCTGTATCTTCTTACTGCAAACGTCACGGGGTTAACCGTGGTCCTGTTCAGTGCAGGAAAAGATGGAGTAATCTCGCCGGAGATTTCAAGAAAATTCATGAATGGGAATCACATATCAATGACGAAACAGAATCTTTCTGGTTGATGAGAAATGATTTGAGGCGAGATAGGAAGCTGCCCGGTTTTTTTGATAGAGAAGTCTATGATATACTACTTAATGGACCAGCTGATCACGCAGGAGACAAATCGTTGGTCTTGTCACTGGCACCATCCGTCGTCGTCGCTGACACACAAAACCACCAAGTCGTGTTTGATAGTGGACGACCCGATGATGGTCTGTTTTCTGACCAAGTGATGATGACTACTAGTCCAGATAAAGAACCTCCTCCTGCTGCTGCTCCTACTCCAATATCAG CGACACGCTATGAGCCATTATCTCAACAGGATCCACCCCTTCAACCGGCTTCCACACCAGCTCCAGCAGGAG ATAAAGAAACCACCCCGAGCCCTAAAAATTACCAAGGAAAGAAGAGAAAACGTTCAGACATTGATGCAAATGAGGACATGTCTTTACACAACCAATTGATTGAAGCCATGGAAAGGAACGGCAGATTGCTTACCTCCCAGCTAGAAATTCAGAACACCAATTCGCAGCTAGACAGAGAACAACGCAAAGATCATGCAGATAGCCTATTTGCAGTCCTTAATAAGCTTGCAGATGCCATGGTCAGAATTGCAGATAAGTTGTAG
- the LOC122595920 gene encoding uncharacterized protein LOC122595920 yields MDDDNGGGFKDRVDKVFGSITSSSIGLWSVTDGKVERREWKRSSTTRNDDEIPVSSSYYSCLNQDDADFDIRSSIGLDSTLDHEEEEDAYDKMAQGKENDADDCLFMKDVTHYGPYLNSHNVVKNHPFSSHHNASPIPRLNEDDEEEAEDDDDEPMLNARPSCFTVRSPNDGICKTKSILKRKNDEVSKPAKRVRFDPTCKNQDDEFTNAVRLPRVSNNGSCVPDYILNPSKYTRYKLDDISHHANEGSNSRASWEPKSSFGELPRSLVFIPRKKKADNSEGQQVKQSSTQAASSIAVAAQNDEASEIQGDDVCTKASKFQKPDRRYRSKMEKDDNVC; encoded by the exons ATGGATGATGATAATGGGGGTGGTTTTAAGGATCGGGTGGATAAAGTGTTTGGGTCGATTACATCATCATCAATAGGATTATGGTCTGTAACAGATGGCAAGGTCGAAAGGAGAGAATGGAAGCGTAGCAGCACAACAAGAAACGATGACGAAATCCCCGTTTCCTCTTCTTATTATTCTTGTTTGAATCAAGATGATGCTGATTTCGATATTCGCTCTTCTATCGGGCTGGATTCCACTCTTGATCATGAG GAAGAGGAAGATGCATATGATAAGATGGCACAAGGAAAGGAGAACGATGCCGATGATTGTCTATTTATGAAGGATGTTACCCATTATGGACCGTATTTGAACTCTCATAATGTTGTTAAGAACCACCCTTTTTCAAGTCATCATAATGCTTCTCCAATACCTAGGTtgaatgaagatgatgaagaagaagcagaagacgatgatgatgaacCAATGTTAAATGCACGGCCATCTTGTTTCACTGTCAGATCACCCAATGATGGTATATGTAAAACGAAGTCTatattgaaaaggaaaaatgatgAGGTGTCAAAACCCGCAAAACGTGTGAGGTTTGACCCGACATGTAAGAATCAAGATGATGAATTCACAAATGCCGTCCGGCTACCCCGTGTATCAAATAATGGGTCTTGTGTTCCGGATTACATTTTGAATCCTTCAAAGTACACACGATATAAATTGGATGATATTTCTCATCATGCCAATGAGGGCTCTAATAGTCGAGCTTCTTGGGAGCCAAAATCATCATTTGGTGAATTGCCTAGATCACTAGTTTTTATTCCTCGGAAAAAGAAAGCCGATAACAGCGAGGGACAACAGGTTAAACAATCATCTACTCAAGCAGCCTCTAGCATTGCGGTTGCTGCTCAAAATGATGAAGCTAGTGAGATACAAGGAGATGATGTTTGTACTAAAGCCAGTAAGTTTCAGAAGCCAGATCGTCGATATAGGTCCAAAATGGAGAAAGATGACAATGTTTGTTGA